Proteins found in one Triticum aestivum cultivar Chinese Spring chromosome 4D, IWGSC CS RefSeq v2.1, whole genome shotgun sequence genomic segment:
- the LOC123098951 gene encoding uncharacterized protein isoform X1, with the protein MRAPRPDPAHRRSSTSAADGAHAAHPCRPMPAATGGQPAGERVGKMQKTMQKRRAMDIGCFNKKQIASQTKLMQRPVHPVITFEDGFGKLAKSCGNSSSELTEQIESELSETVVSLASFVGDTVLFECTGIFIDNLCADATSILTSPNIVGSSDYEFTDNLTIKVRLPSNQVVIGWLHHCDFKYDLAVVNIKRVGGFQEARLSSSYVMQFESNSKLVAVGRCFDSGMLKSTNGIVIGSASDGLCELMLSTYEMNTAWIGCPLVDFDGNFVGMNLQIGKRTTFAPVNKILECLEYFGVGSNQVLVGIKEASTTKAQNAGTPKDGMHEINSFEEEFEDNIWSTLSEDVASTMAGCVVSLASFNGKTKCFACTGLIIDCNPVRILTSASLVKISGDENKIDDNLQIEVYLNNTEQVTGTLRHYDLCYNVAVVEIMGSCGSTAVGLRRHISFTPNIEVLAVGRLIEHRKLMASRGVLIDRKGKLACEELRISTCKITKAGIGGPLIDAQGNFVGMNFFHDEETPYLPREKIQEVVRRFDEERANDGWPEPRHRYFIPTWYPVPFGLFPDSDVYVDSLDDLYSKFAWHQ; encoded by the exons ATGAGGGCCCCCCGGCCGGATCCAGCCCACCGCCGTTCTTCTACCAGTGCCGCTGATGGCGCCCACGCCGCACACCCGTGCCGCCCGATGCCCGCCGCCACCGGTGGTCAGCCAGCCGGAGAAAG GGTTGGGAAGATGCAGAAAACCATGCAAAAGCGAAGAGCCATGGACATAGGATGCTTTAATAAAAAGCAAATTGCAAGCCAAACAAAACTTATGCAAC GACCTGTCCATCCAGTCATTACATTTGAAGATGGATTTGGTAAGTTAGCTAAATCCTGTGGAAATTCCTCGAGTGAACTCACCGAACAGATTGAGTCAGAGCTATCAGAAACTGTTGTCTCCCTTGCTTCATTTGTTG GAGATACGGTGCTATTTGAATGCACAGGGATATTCATTGACAACTTATGTGCTGATGCCACAAGTATTCTGACTTCACCTAATATAGTTGGATCTTCAGATTATGAGTTCACTGATAACTTGACG ATTAAAGTGCGTCTTCCCAGTAATCAAGTTGTCATTGGCTGGTTACACCATTGTGATTTCAAGTATGATCTTGCTGTTGTGAACATCAAGCGTGTAGGTGGCTTTCAGGAAGCACGTCTCAGTTCTAGCTACGTCATGCAATTTGAGTCCAATAGTAAGTTAGTAGCGGTGGGGCGCTGTTTTGACTCAGGCATGTTAAAGTCCACCAATGGGATAGTAATTGGCAGTGCAAGCGATGGACTCTGTGAGCTTATGCTCTCCACATATGAAATGAACACG GCTTGGATTGGGTGCCCCCTTGTTGATTTCGATGGAAACTTTGTTGGAATGAACCTCCAAATTGGCAAAAGGACTACGTTCGCACCAGTGAACAAAATTCTTGAATGCCTTGAGTACTTTGG GGTTGGAAGTAATCAAGTGCTTGTTGGTATAAAAGAAGCAAGCACAACCAAGGCACAAAATGCTGGCACGCCCAAAG ATGGTATGCATGAGATTAACTCTTTTGAAGAGGAATTCGAGGACAATATCTGGAGCACACTTAGTGAAGATGTTGCAAGCACTATGGCTGGATGTGTTGTCTCACTTGCTTCATTCAATG GAAAGACCAAGTGTTTTGCTTGCACAGGCCTAATTATAGACTGTAATCCCGTGAGAATTCTTACTTCGGCAAGTTTGGTTAAAATTTCTGGCGATGAAAACAAGATTGATGATAACTTGCAG ATTGAAGTGTACCTTAATAATACAGAACAAGTCACGGGGACATTGAGGCATTATGATCTATGCTATAATGTTGCGGTTGTAGAGATCATGGGTTCCTGCGGTTCTACCGCAGTGGGATTGAGGAGGCATATTTCTTTCACCCCTAATATCGAGGTTTTAGCTGTAGGGCGTCTCATTGAACATCGGAAACTAATGGCCTCAAGAGGGGTGTTAATTGACAGAAAAGGCAAACTTGCTTGTGAAGAGCTTAGGATTTCCACTTGTAAAATCACCAAG GCCGGAATTGGAGGGCCTCTTATTGATGCTCAAGGGAATTTTGTTGGTATGAATTTCTTCCATGATGAAGAAACTCCGTACCTACCGAGGGAAAAAATTCAGGAAGTCGTGAGACGTTTCGATGAAGAACG CGCGAATGACGGTTGGCCTGAACCAAGACATCGTTATTTTATACCAACTTGGTACCCTGTACCGTTTGGTTTGTTTCCAGACAGCGACGTGTACGTTGATAGTTTAGACGATTTATATTCAAAGTTTGCTTGGCATCAGTGA
- the LOC123098951 gene encoding uncharacterized protein isoform X2 produces MRAPRPDPAHRRSSTSAADGAHAAHPCRPMPAATGGQPAGERVGKMQKTMQKRRAMDIGCFNKKQIASQTKLMQLITFEDGFGKLAKSCGNSSSELTEQIESELSETVVSLASFVGDTVLFECTGIFIDNLCADATSILTSPNIVGSSDYEFTDNLTIKVRLPSNQVVIGWLHHCDFKYDLAVVNIKRVGGFQEARLSSSYVMQFESNSKLVAVGRCFDSGMLKSTNGIVIGSASDGLCELMLSTYEMNTAWIGCPLVDFDGNFVGMNLQIGKRTTFAPVNKILECLEYFGVGSNQVLVGIKEASTTKAQNAGTPKDGMHEINSFEEEFEDNIWSTLSEDVASTMAGCVVSLASFNGKTKCFACTGLIIDCNPVRILTSASLVKISGDENKIDDNLQIEVYLNNTEQVTGTLRHYDLCYNVAVVEIMGSCGSTAVGLRRHISFTPNIEVLAVGRLIEHRKLMASRGVLIDRKGKLACEELRISTCKITKAGIGGPLIDAQGNFVGMNFFHDEETPYLPREKIQEVVRRFDEERANDGWPEPRHRYFIPTWYPVPFGLFPDSDVYVDSLDDLYSKFAWHQ; encoded by the exons ATGAGGGCCCCCCGGCCGGATCCAGCCCACCGCCGTTCTTCTACCAGTGCCGCTGATGGCGCCCACGCCGCACACCCGTGCCGCCCGATGCCCGCCGCCACCGGTGGTCAGCCAGCCGGAGAAAG GGTTGGGAAGATGCAGAAAACCATGCAAAAGCGAAGAGCCATGGACATAGGATGCTTTAATAAAAAGCAAATTGCAAGCCAAACAAAACTTATGCAAC TCATTACATTTGAAGATGGATTTGGTAAGTTAGCTAAATCCTGTGGAAATTCCTCGAGTGAACTCACCGAACAGATTGAGTCAGAGCTATCAGAAACTGTTGTCTCCCTTGCTTCATTTGTTG GAGATACGGTGCTATTTGAATGCACAGGGATATTCATTGACAACTTATGTGCTGATGCCACAAGTATTCTGACTTCACCTAATATAGTTGGATCTTCAGATTATGAGTTCACTGATAACTTGACG ATTAAAGTGCGTCTTCCCAGTAATCAAGTTGTCATTGGCTGGTTACACCATTGTGATTTCAAGTATGATCTTGCTGTTGTGAACATCAAGCGTGTAGGTGGCTTTCAGGAAGCACGTCTCAGTTCTAGCTACGTCATGCAATTTGAGTCCAATAGTAAGTTAGTAGCGGTGGGGCGCTGTTTTGACTCAGGCATGTTAAAGTCCACCAATGGGATAGTAATTGGCAGTGCAAGCGATGGACTCTGTGAGCTTATGCTCTCCACATATGAAATGAACACG GCTTGGATTGGGTGCCCCCTTGTTGATTTCGATGGAAACTTTGTTGGAATGAACCTCCAAATTGGCAAAAGGACTACGTTCGCACCAGTGAACAAAATTCTTGAATGCCTTGAGTACTTTGG GGTTGGAAGTAATCAAGTGCTTGTTGGTATAAAAGAAGCAAGCACAACCAAGGCACAAAATGCTGGCACGCCCAAAG ATGGTATGCATGAGATTAACTCTTTTGAAGAGGAATTCGAGGACAATATCTGGAGCACACTTAGTGAAGATGTTGCAAGCACTATGGCTGGATGTGTTGTCTCACTTGCTTCATTCAATG GAAAGACCAAGTGTTTTGCTTGCACAGGCCTAATTATAGACTGTAATCCCGTGAGAATTCTTACTTCGGCAAGTTTGGTTAAAATTTCTGGCGATGAAAACAAGATTGATGATAACTTGCAG ATTGAAGTGTACCTTAATAATACAGAACAAGTCACGGGGACATTGAGGCATTATGATCTATGCTATAATGTTGCGGTTGTAGAGATCATGGGTTCCTGCGGTTCTACCGCAGTGGGATTGAGGAGGCATATTTCTTTCACCCCTAATATCGAGGTTTTAGCTGTAGGGCGTCTCATTGAACATCGGAAACTAATGGCCTCAAGAGGGGTGTTAATTGACAGAAAAGGCAAACTTGCTTGTGAAGAGCTTAGGATTTCCACTTGTAAAATCACCAAG GCCGGAATTGGAGGGCCTCTTATTGATGCTCAAGGGAATTTTGTTGGTATGAATTTCTTCCATGATGAAGAAACTCCGTACCTACCGAGGGAAAAAATTCAGGAAGTCGTGAGACGTTTCGATGAAGAACG CGCGAATGACGGTTGGCCTGAACCAAGACATCGTTATTTTATACCAACTTGGTACCCTGTACCGTTTGGTTTGTTTCCAGACAGCGACGTGTACGTTGATAGTTTAGACGATTTATATTCAAAGTTTGCTTGGCATCAGTGA